One Tachysurus vachellii isolate PV-2020 chromosome 8, HZAU_Pvac_v1, whole genome shotgun sequence genomic window carries:
- the asb1 gene encoding ankyrin repeat and SOCS box protein 1 has product MADGVNVVEGDVDDDEPSTRSCPVITVSDLPSSTTAGRNLKEWLQEQFCDKPLEQCEDMRLHNAAYVGDLDTIKSLLQEDGFKQRINEKSVWCCGWLPCTPLRIAATAGHGDCVDFLISHGAEVDLVDVKGQTALYVAVVNGHLDCVRILLEAGADPNGSRHHRSTPLYHAARVGRVDILQELIRFKADVDVDHQLGPRPLFSARTLSTLVVCPLYISAAYHHLHCFRLLLEAGANPDYNYTGPVSREALNRGLASCLLDAVLRHGCEPNFVRLLLDHGADPQLVPWEEPDPDAMGRVRVNPEALNIYQEARKCPDRLTHLCRIAIRKVMGKHRLRHISSLPLPDSIKNFLLHRDFCSLS; this is encoded by the exons ATGGCAGACGGTGTGAATGTTGTAGAAGGggatgtagatgatgatgaaCCGTCCACCAGGAGCTGTCCTGTGATCACTGTCTCTGACCTGCCCAGCAGCACCACAGCAG GCCGTAATCTGAAAGAATGGCTTCAGGAGCAGTTCTGCGACAAACCTCTAGAGCAGTGTGAGGACATGCGTCTGCATAACGCCGCCTACGTGGGAGACTTGGACACCATCAAGAGCCTGTTGCAGGAAGACGGCTTTAAACA ACGGATCAATGAGAAATCTGTGTGGTGCTGTGGCTGGCTGCCTTGTACGCCTCTGCGTATAGCTGCTACTGCTGGCCATGGCGACTGCGTGGACTTTCTCATCAGCCATGGGGCCGAGGTGGACCTGGTGGATGTCAAGGGTCAGACAGCTCTGTATGTGGCCGTGGTTAACGGACACCTGGACTGCGTTCGCATCTTGCTGGAGGCCGGGGCAGACCCAAACGGCAGCAGACACCACCGCAGCACACCTTTATACCACGCGGCCCGGGTGGGCAGGGTGGACATTTTACAAGAACTGATCAG GTTCAAAGCTGATGTAGATGTGGATCACCAGTTGGGACCGAGGCCGCTGTTTAGTGCTCGCACCCTTTCCACATTGGTGGTGTGTCCTCTATACATCAGCGCTGCCTACCATCATTTACACTGCTTCAGGCTGCTCCTTGAGGCCGGCGCTAACCCCGACTACAATTACACCGGCCCCGTTAGCCGTGAAGCACTGAACAGAGGTCTGGCCTCCTGCCTGCTGGACGCTGTGCTTAGACATGGATGTGAGCCGAATTTTGTCAGACTGCTGTTGGATCACGGTGCTGATCCACAACTCGTGCCATGGGAGGAACCTGATCCTGATGCTATGGGAAGAGTGCGTGTCAACCCTGAAGCCTTAAACATCTATCAGGAGGCCAGGA AATGTCCAGACAGGTTGACTCATTTGTGTCGTATAGCCATTCGGAAGGTGATGGGCAAACACCGCTTGAGGCACATCTCTAGCCTTCCTTTGCCTGATTCCATCAAGAATTTTCTGCTCCACAGAGACTTCTGTTCCCTTTCCTGA